The following proteins are co-located in the Theropithecus gelada isolate Dixy chromosome 19, Tgel_1.0, whole genome shotgun sequence genome:
- the AZU1 gene encoding azurocidin — MTRLTVLALLAGLLVSSRAGSSPLADIVGGRKARPRQFPFLASIQNQGRHFCGGALIHPRFVMSAASCFRNQNPGTVNVVLGAYDLRRRERRSRQTFSISSMSENGYDPQQNLNDLVLLQLDREANLTSSVAILALPLQNKTVEAGTRCQVAGWGTRRSGGRLSRFPRFVNVTVIPEDRCRPNNVCTGVLARRAGICNGDGGTPLICDGLGHGVASFSVGPCGRGPDFFTQVSVFRDWIDGVLNGGPVLA; from the exons ATGACCCGGCTGACGGTCCTGGCCCTGCTGGCTGGTCTTCTGGTGTCCTCGAGGGCCG GCTCCAGCCCCCTCGCGGACATCGTGGGCGGCCGGAAGGCGAGACCCCGCCAGTTCCCGTTCCTGGCCTCCATCCAAAATCAAGGGAGGCACTTCTGTGGGGGCGCCCTGATCCATCCCCGCTTTGTGATGAGCGCGGCCAGCTGCTTCCGAAACCA GAACCCTGGGACTGTCAACGTGGTGCTGGGCGCCTATGACCTGAGGCGGCGGGAGAGGCGGTCCCGCCAGACGTTTTCCATCAGCAGCATGAGCGAGAACGGCTACGACCCCCAGCAGAACCTGAACGACCTGGTGCTGCTTCAG CTGGACCGCGAGGCCAACCTCACCAGCAGCGTGGCAATACTGGCACTGCCCCTGCAGAACAAGACGGTGGAAGCCGGTACCAGATGCCAGGTGGCCGGCTGGGGGACCCGGCGTAGTGGGGGGCGTCTCTCTCGTTTTCCCAGGTTCGTCAACGTGACCGTGATCCCCGAGGACCGGTGTCGTCCCAATAACGTGTGCACCGGTGTGCTCGCCCGCCGGGCCGGCATCTGCAAT GGAGACGGGGGCACCCCCCTCATCTGCGACGGCCTGGGGCACGGCGTGGCCTCCTTCTCCGTGGGGCCCTGTGGCCGAGGCCCCGACTTCTTCACCCAAGTGTCGGTTTTCCGAGACTGGATCGATGGTGTTCTCAACGGGGGACCAGTGCTAGCCTAG